Proteins from a single region of Budorcas taxicolor isolate Tak-1 chromosome 7, Takin1.1, whole genome shotgun sequence:
- the PSD2 gene encoding PH and SEC7 domain-containing protein 2, protein MDEDTLLSALPGEDGATWDPSLEPEEEPGVQNGMASSEDLNSSHTNLGDAMRGTLAGTEGHTKGLDMALHGLSLGLSLTNGLALGPDSNILEHSTEPSPWRAGGLAEGDNASRSLCPDTEDPPLGLGGPGEPDVRDGFSATFEKIVESELLRGTQYSSLDSLDMLSLTDESDSCVSFEAPLTPLIQQRARDSPELGAGLGTGDMGSEGDMGAAGGGGVLGSPLRRSISGSRSENVLSRLSLTVVPNGFHEDGPLGPRRDEEDEEEEEEEEEEEDTDKLLNSASDPSLKDGLSDSDSELSSSEGLESGSTDPLANGGQGVSEAARRLARRLYHLEGFQRCDVARQLGKNNEFSRLVAGEYLSFFDFSGLTLDRALRTFLKAFPLMGETQERERVLTHFSRRYCQCNPDDSTSEDGIHTLTCALMLLNTDLHGHNIGKKMSCQQFIANLDQLNDGQDFAKDLLKTLYNSIKNEKLEWAIDEDELRKSLSELVDDKFGTGTKKVTRILDGSNPFLDVPQALSATTYKHGVLTRKTHADMDGKRTPRGRRGWKKFYAVLKGTILYLQKDEYRPDKTLSEGDLKNAIRVHHALATRASDYSKKSNVLKLKTADWRVFLFQAPSKEEMLSWILRINLVAAIFSAPSFPAAVSSMKKFCRPLLPSCATRLCQEEQLRSHENKLRQVTAELAEHKCHPVERGIKSKEAEENRLKEHYLTFEKSRYETYIHLLAVKIKVGSDDLEQIEARLATLEGDDPSLRKTHSSPALSQGHGTVTGSKAPRDTTGPDT, encoded by the exons ATGGATGAGGATACGCTTCTGTCCGCACTGCCTGGGGAAGATGGCGCCACCTGGGACCCCAGCCTGGAACCCGAGGAGGAACCTGGGGTCCAGAATGGAATGGCATCCAGTGAGGACCTGAACAGTAGCCACACCAACCTGGGGGATGCAATGAGGGGCACCCTGGCAGGCACCGAGGGGCATACAAAAGGCCTGGACATGGCCCTCCATGGCCTCAGCCTTGGCCTCTCCCTCACCAATGGCCTAGCCCTGGGGCCAGACTCAAACATTCTGGAACACTCTACAGAGCCCAGCCCCTGGAGGGCTGGTGGGCTGGCCGAGGGGGACAATGCCTCCAGGAGCCTCTGTCCAGACACTGAGGATCCTCCACTGGG GCTGGGTGGCCCTGGAGAGCCAGATGTGCGCGATGGCTTCAGCGCCACGTTTGAGAAGATTGTGGAGTCGGAGCTGCTGCGGGGCACCCAGTACAGCAGCCTGGACTCCTTGGACATGCTGAGCCTCACGGACGAGAGCGACAGCTGCGTCAGCTTCGAGGCCCCTCTCACGCCCCTCATCCAGCAGCGGGCCCGGGACAGCCCTGAGCTAGGCGCGGGCTTGGGCACTGGGGACATGGGGTCTGAGGGGGACATGGGAGCAGCCGGTGGCGGTGGGGTGCTTGGCAGCCCCCTGCGGCGCTCCATCTCTGGCAGCCGCTCCGAGAATGTCCTGAGCCGCCTGTCTCTCACGGTGGTGCCCAACGGCTTCCATGAAGACGGACCCCTGGGCCCACGCAGGGAtgaggaggacgaggaggaggaggaggaggaggaggaggaggaggacacgGACAAGCTGCTGAACTCGGCCAG CGATCCCAGCCTGAAGGATGGCCTGTCGGACTCGGACTCAGAGCTGAGCAGCTCAGAGGGGCTGGAGTCTGGCAGCACAGACCCACTGGCCAACGGGGGCCAGGGCGTCAGTGAGGCTGCCCGCCGGCTGGCACGCCGGCTCTACCACCTGGAGGGCTTTCAGCGCTGCGACGTGGCCCGACAGCTGGGCAAGAA CAACGAGTTCAGCAGGCTGGTGGCTGGGGAGTACCTCAGCTTTTTTGACTTCTCGGGCCTGACTCTGGATCGAGCGCTCAG AACTTTCCTGAAGGCCTTCCCGCTGATGGGGGAGACGCAGGAGCGTGAGCGGGTCCTGACGCACTTCTCCCGCCGGTACTGCCAGTGTAACCCTGATGACAGTACTTCGGAAG ATGGGATCCACACGCTTACCTGTGCCCTGATGCTGCTCAACACGGACCTGCACGGACAT AACATTGGCAAGAAGATGTCCTGCCAACAATTCATTGCCAACTTGGACCAGCTGAATGATGGCCAAGACTTCGCCAAAGACCTGCTGAAG ACCCTTTACAACTCCATCAAGAATGAAAAACTGGAATGGGCGAT TGATGAAGATGAGCTGAGGAAATCACTCTCTGAGCTGGTGGATGACAAGTTTGGGACAGGCACAAAGAAGGTGACACGGATCCTGGATGGTAGCAACCCCTTCCTGGATGTCCCTCAAGCTCTCAGCGCCACCACCTACAAGCATGGTGTGCTGACCCGGAAGACTCACGCCGACATGGATGGCAAGAGGA CGCCCCGTGGGAGGCGTGGCTGGAAGAAATTCTACGCGGTGCTCAAAGGGACCATTCTGTACCTGCAGAAG GATGAGTACAGGCCGGACAAAACCCTGTCCGAGGGTGACTTGAAGAATGCCATCCGTGTGCACCACGCTCTGGCCACCAGGGCCTCTGACTACAGCAAGAAGTCCAACGTGCTCAAGCTGAAGACAGCTGACTGGAGGGTGTTCCTCTTCCAGGCACC GAGCAAAGAGGAAATGCTGTCCTGGATCCTGAGGATCAACCTGGTGGCTGCCATCTTCTCAGCGCCCTCCTTCCCCGCTGCCGTCAGCTCCATGAAGAAGTTCTGTCGGCCTCTGTTGCCCTCCTGCGCTACTCGCCTCTGCCAG GAGGAGCAGCTGCGCTCTCATGAGAATAAGCTGAGGCAGGTGACTGCAGAGCTGGCTGAGCACAAGTGTCACCCAGTTGAGCGGGGCATCAAGTCCAAGGAGGCTGAGGAGAACCGGCTGAAGGAGCATTATCTCACGTTTGAG AAAAGCCGTTATGAGACCTATATCCACCTCCTGGCTGTGAAGATCAAAGTTGGCTCTGATGACCTGGAGCAGATTGAGGCCCGGTTGGCCACCCTGGAGGGGGATGACCCTTCACTCCGCAAGACACACTCGAGCCCTGCCCTCAGCCAGGGCCATGGAACTGTGACTGGCAGCAAAGCCCCGAGGGATACCACTGGGCCTGATACTTAG